One genomic window of Luteitalea pratensis includes the following:
- a CDS encoding type II asparaginase: MKRLNTIVRVVMLGTVTAVAPLYPQSAAAQAGGALPKVVILATGGTIAGVQPKEGEPGYKAGSLSVDALIKGAPGIEKLAQLSGEQIASIGSQDMNDEVWGKLARRANEVLAQPDVTGVVVTHGTDTMEETAFFLGLVVRSDKPVVLVGSMRPATSQSADGPLNLYNAVAVAADKDAGGRGVLVVSNDDIHSGRDVHKTHTTAVQTFVSFNRGPIGRVYYGKPRYFNMPAHRHTTKSEFPVAGTTSYPRVDIVYAHEGVDGTMVKAAIASGAKGIVLAGVGDGNGTKDLIDALAAARKQGLVIVRSSHVGFGIVRRNLEVDDDALGFVAAMDLNPQKARVLLRMALTLSTDIKVIQRAFEDY, encoded by the coding sequence ATGAAGAGACTGAACACCATCGTACGAGTCGTGATGCTGGGCACAGTGACGGCGGTGGCCCCGCTCTACCCGCAGTCGGCCGCTGCACAGGCTGGCGGAGCACTGCCAAAGGTCGTGATTCTCGCGACCGGCGGCACGATTGCCGGCGTGCAGCCCAAGGAAGGCGAGCCGGGGTACAAGGCCGGGTCCCTGTCGGTCGATGCCCTGATCAAGGGCGCACCGGGCATCGAGAAACTGGCGCAGCTCTCCGGCGAACAGATCGCCAGCATTGGCAGCCAGGACATGAACGACGAGGTGTGGGGCAAGCTCGCCCGCCGCGCCAACGAGGTGCTCGCCCAGCCGGACGTGACCGGCGTCGTGGTCACGCACGGCACCGACACGATGGAGGAGACGGCGTTCTTCCTTGGTCTCGTCGTGCGCAGCGACAAGCCTGTCGTGCTCGTCGGGTCGATGCGTCCCGCGACGTCGCAGAGTGCCGATGGTCCGCTGAACCTGTACAACGCGGTCGCGGTCGCTGCCGACAAGGACGCGGGGGGACGTGGTGTGCTGGTCGTGTCCAATGACGACATCCACTCCGGACGCGACGTGCACAAGACGCACACGACAGCAGTGCAGACCTTCGTGTCGTTCAACCGCGGCCCGATCGGCCGGGTGTACTACGGCAAGCCCAGGTACTTCAACATGCCCGCGCACCGGCACACGACCAAGAGCGAGTTCCCGGTGGCGGGGACGACGTCGTACCCGCGCGTCGACATCGTCTACGCGCACGAGGGCGTCGATGGGACGATGGTCAAGGCCGCGATCGCGTCCGGCGCCAAGGGGATCGTGCTGGCGGGTGTGGGAGATGGCAACGGCACCAAGGACCTGATCGACGCGTTGGCCGCGGCGAGAAAGCAGGGCCTCGTTATCGTGCGCAGCAGCCACGTCGGCTTCGGCATCGTGCGCCGCAACCTCGAGGTCGATGACGATGCGCTCGGCTTCGTGGCGGCGATGGACCTCAACCCGCAGAAGGCGCGGGTCCTGCTGCGGATGGCGCTGACGCTCTCGACCGACATCAAGGTGATTCAGCGCGCGTTCGAGGATTACTAG
- a CDS encoding sensor histidine kinase → MLTAEFESFIADRIAEQHRALAARWFDRLLLLLPVGAREIFPTNSLLDHIPFVIAEIGECVRRPDEVAVAANTSLTDKARELGNLRHGQRASLHQVLREYQILGDVLVAFVLDELAGVAAAPDARAAVLVVARLQQAVNALCQTTVETFVALYTETITDQARRLEEFTRLAAHEWRQPLSTLQFGVTLLQRPDLDGARTTRLWEAMERNVAQLVEVTRKLEAVARLGGGQDTPVLQAVALTTVAQEASRQLHDMAEARGVAITIADDLPELLVDVGRLELVLVNLLSNGIKYADPSRPTRHVMVTGRTSSDGEWCEVDVSDNGVGIPAHALNGVFRRFSRAHADREDLAHVAGLGLGLAIVDDAMRALDGQVWVASVEGEGTTFTLRLPMRAAGTGGSS, encoded by the coding sequence ATGCTTACCGCCGAGTTCGAGTCCTTCATCGCCGACCGCATCGCGGAGCAGCATCGGGCTCTCGCCGCACGGTGGTTCGACCGGTTGCTGTTGCTGCTCCCCGTCGGTGCGCGGGAGATCTTTCCCACCAACAGTCTGCTCGACCACATCCCCTTCGTCATCGCCGAGATCGGCGAATGCGTGCGTCGGCCGGACGAGGTGGCGGTGGCGGCCAACACGAGCCTCACCGACAAGGCGCGGGAACTGGGCAATCTGCGTCACGGCCAGCGGGCGTCGTTGCACCAGGTCCTGCGCGAATACCAGATCCTCGGTGACGTGCTGGTCGCGTTCGTGCTCGACGAACTCGCCGGCGTGGCGGCCGCACCGGATGCCCGGGCCGCGGTCCTGGTGGTGGCGCGACTGCAGCAGGCGGTGAACGCCCTGTGCCAGACAACGGTCGAGACGTTCGTCGCGCTTTACACCGAGACGATCACCGACCAGGCGCGTCGGCTCGAGGAGTTCACTCGCCTGGCGGCGCACGAGTGGCGGCAACCGCTCAGCACCCTGCAGTTCGGCGTCACCCTGCTCCAGCGTCCGGACCTCGACGGCGCCCGCACGACGCGGCTGTGGGAAGCGATGGAGCGCAACGTCGCCCAGCTCGTGGAGGTGACCCGCAAGCTGGAAGCCGTGGCGCGCCTGGGCGGTGGCCAGGACACGCCGGTATTGCAGGCGGTGGCGCTGACCACCGTCGCGCAGGAGGCGTCGCGCCAGCTGCATGACATGGCCGAGGCGCGTGGCGTGGCGATCACCATCGCTGATGACTTGCCCGAGCTCCTCGTGGATGTCGGCCGGCTGGAACTGGTGCTGGTCAACCTCCTGTCCAACGGCATCAAGTACGCCGATCCATCCAGGCCCACGCGTCACGTGATGGTCACGGGCCGCACCAGCAGCGATGGCGAGTGGTGCGAAGTGGACGTGTCGGACAACGGCGTCGGCATTCCCGCGCATGCGCTGAACGGCGTCTTCCGACGGTTCTCCCGTGCCCATGCCGATCGGGAAGATCTCGCGCACGTGGCGGGCCTGGGCCTCGGGCTCGCGATCGTAGACGACGCGATGCGGGCGCTCGACGGACAGGTGTGGGTGGCTTCCGTGGAGGGCGAAGGCACCACCTTCACGCTGCGACTGCCCATGCGTGCGGCCGGCACCGGCGGCTCGTCCTAG
- a CDS encoding ABC transporter ATP-binding protein, whose protein sequence is MANALIRMEGIRKVFEGEEILTHALDGIHMTIDYGEYVAIEGPSGCGKSTLLSILGLLDTPTEGKYWLNDRPVESLSVVERARTRNREIGFIFQSFNLIGDLSVYENVELPLTYMGMSRAERRKRVDQALERVGMGHRARHLPGQLSGGQQQRVAVARAVVTQPSILLADEPTGNLDSHNGELVMQLLRELHRDGATICMVTHDPRYAAHAGRAIHLYDGRIVQEHLATTGPADAAMSAADVPR, encoded by the coding sequence ATGGCAAATGCGCTGATCCGAATGGAAGGCATCCGCAAGGTTTTCGAGGGCGAGGAGATCCTGACGCACGCACTCGACGGCATCCACATGACGATCGACTACGGCGAGTACGTCGCCATCGAGGGGCCGTCGGGTTGTGGCAAGTCGACGCTCCTGTCGATTCTCGGCTTGCTCGATACCCCGACCGAAGGGAAGTACTGGCTCAACGACCGGCCGGTCGAGAGCCTGTCGGTCGTCGAGCGCGCACGCACGCGCAACCGCGAGATCGGCTTCATCTTCCAGAGCTTCAACCTGATCGGCGACCTGAGCGTCTACGAGAACGTCGAACTCCCGTTGACCTACATGGGCATGTCGAGGGCCGAGCGCCGCAAGCGCGTGGATCAGGCCCTCGAGCGTGTCGGCATGGGCCACCGGGCCAGGCACCTGCCAGGCCAGCTCTCGGGCGGTCAGCAGCAGCGCGTCGCCGTGGCCCGCGCGGTCGTGACGCAACCGTCGATCCTGCTGGCCGACGAGCCCACGGGCAACCTCGATTCGCACAACGGTGAACTGGTCATGCAGTTGCTGCGTGAGCTTCACCGCGACGGAGCCACGATCTGCATGGTCACCCACGACCCGCGTTACGCGGCGCACGCGGGCCGTGCCATCCATTTGTACGACGGACGCATCGTGCAGGAGCATCTGGCGACGACCGGCCCCGCGGATGCCGCGATGAGCGCTGCGGACGTGCCTCGGTAG